One genomic window of Elaeis guineensis isolate ETL-2024a chromosome 2, EG11, whole genome shotgun sequence includes the following:
- the LOC105056501 gene encoding calcium-dependent protein kinase 20-like, translated as MGNCCASPASDKKEKKPKKGNRPNPFSLDYNKPPAPKLTVLKDPNGRDIGSRYELGQELGRGEFGITYLCTDKATDEAFACKSISKKKLRTTVDIEDVRREVDIMRHLPSHPNIVSLKDTYEDDNAVHLVMELCEGGELFDRIVARGHYTERAAAGVTRTIVEVVQVCHKHGVMHRDLKPENFLFANKKETSPLKAIDFGLSVFFRPGERFTEIVGSPYYMAPEVLKRNYGPEIDVWSAGVILYILLCGVPPFWAETEQGVAQAIIRSAVDFKREPWPKVSDNAKDLVKRMLDPDPKRRLTAQGVLDHPWLQNAKKAPNVNLGETVRARLQQFSVMNKFKKKALRVVAEHLSVEEVADIKDMFQKMDINNNGKITFDELKFGLHKLGHQIPDSDAQILMQAADVDGNGTLDYGEFVAVSIHIRKIGNDEHLHKAFSYFDKNRSGYIEIEELGDSLADDLGPNHEEVIDAIIRDVDTDKDGRISYEEFATMMKAGTDWRKASRQYSRERFSNLSLKLQKDGSLQLKNEHR; from the exons ATGGGGAATTGCTGTGCTTCGCCGGCGTCagacaagaaggagaagaagccGAAGAAGGGGAACCGGCCGAATCCCTTCTCCTTAGATTACAACAAGCCCCCCGCCCCCAAGCTCACCGTCCTCAAGGACCCCAACGGCCGGGACATCGGCAGCCGGTACGAGCTCGGCCAGGAGCTCGGCAGGGGAGAGTTCGGAATCACCTACCTGTGCACCGATAAAGCCACCGACGAGGCCTTCGCCTGCAAGTCGATATCGAAGAAGAAGCTGAGGACCACCGTCGACATCGAGGATGTGAGGAGGGAGGTGGACATCATGAGGCATTTGCCGAGCCACCCCAATATAGTGAGCCTCAAGGACACGTATGAGGATGATAACGCCGTCCACCTCGTGATGGAGCTCTGTGAGGGAGGCGAGCTTTTCGATCGGATCGTCGCCAGGGGCCACTACACCGAGCGGGCGGCTGCGGGCGTCACCCGGACCATCGTCGAGGTCGTGCAG GTTTGCCACAAACATGGGGTGATGCATCGGGACCTCAAGCCAGAGAACTTCTTGTTTGCTAACAAAAAGGAAACATCCCCCTTAAAAGCAATTGATTTTGGGTTGTCAGTATTTTTCAGACCTG GTGAGCGCTTTACTGAAATTGTAGGCAGTCCTTATTACATGGCTCCAGAGGTTCTAAAACGAAATTATGGCCCAGAGATTGATGTGTGGAGTGCAGGAGTGATCCTTTATATCCTGCTTTGTGGTGTCCCACCATTTTGGGCAG AAACTGAACAGGGAGTAGCACAGGCAATTATCCGCTCTGCTGTAGATTTTAAAAGAGAACCATGGCCAAAAGTTTCTGACAATGCCAAAGATCTAGTCAAGCGGATGCTTGATCCAGATCCTAAGCGGAGGTTAACAGCTCAGGGAGTTCTCG ATCACCCTTGGTTGCAGAATGCCAAAAAGGCTCCAAATGTTAATTTAGGTGAAACCGTTCGAGCAAGACTCCAGCAATTCTCTGTGATGaacaagttcaaaaagaaagctctAAGG GTAGTGGCTGAGCATTTATCTGTAGAGGAAGTAGCTGATATAAAGGATATGTTTCAAAAGATGGACATAAACAACAATGGTAAAATAACCTTTGATGAGCTGAAATTTGGTCTCCACAAGCTTGGACATCAAATTCCTGATTCAGATGCTCAGATATTAATGCAAGCT GCGGATGTTGATGGGAATGGGACCCTGGACTATGGAGAATTTGTTGCTGTGTCAATTCACATTAGGAAGATTGGAAATGATGAACACCTGCACAAAGCTTTTTCATACTTTGATAAGAACAGGAGTGGTTATATAGAAATTGAAGAGCTCGGAGACTCCTTGGCTGATGACTTGGGTCCAAACCATGAGGAAGTTATCGATGCAATTATCCGTGATGTAGACACAGACAAg GATGGGAGGATAAGCTATGAGGAGTTTGCAACGATGATGAAGGCAGGAACTGATTGGAGAAAGGCATCTCGGCAGTATTCACGTGAGCGGTTTAGCAACCTGAGCTTGAAGCTGCAGAAAGATGGATCATTGCAGCTAAAGAATGAGCATAGATGA